The following proteins come from a genomic window of Chloracidobacterium sp.:
- a CDS encoding 30S ribosomal protein S1: MATEANNQTEETKTGESSAAEVTEKPDAAITAPIQAAEEASDEQQNAGEIDFGAILEQFEQEQTVYHAGEMVEGKVVGVSDRGVLVDFGYKSEGIIPAEEFPGGVEGVVSVGDNIEAIIKSIHSGDAPPILSRSDAVSRKIWNDIEEAFNNEATVTGRIIDKTKGGLRVDLNGIEAFLPGSQIDSRPIRSLDSYIGQDIETKIIKFSRRRNNIVLSRKVITDLVINEQKAETLNKIDVGYVVEGTIKNLTEYGAFVDIGGIDGLLHVTDMSWGRIQNPSDVFKPGDHIQVKVLKLDREKEKISLGYKQLLPDPWSTVVEVYSVNSRIKGRVSSVTEYGIFVELEPGVEGLVHVSEISWSKRSASPKRLYHRGDEVEVQVLGVDTEEKRISLGMKQLQENPWDTVAERYPVGSKIHGKVRNITDFGAFVEIEDGIDGLVHVSDITWAKKLKHPKELLKKDQEVDAIITHIDTAGQRLSLSMKDLTPSAWEGFVATHRPGDTVRGKVSRFTSFGVFVELGEGLEGLCHISELAEERVERPEDIVQLGQEMDFKILRIENDDQKIGLSFRAVGKDDEPIVDTRQYTSAAKGGMASLGELANLKFGAPAETAEEQPKEESKKDKRRAKKEAAEAGETTEADAIGDAEQAAVAETAVEDAPVVAEETPSEIPAEVTEPQADEPVTTEAAASEEAPAAETAADEAPAAESTGEAVAETAPEETADVETEQKSA; the protein is encoded by the coding sequence ATGGCAACAGAGGCAAACAACCAGACCGAAGAAACGAAAACCGGCGAATCTTCGGCTGCAGAAGTAACAGAAAAACCGGACGCGGCGATCACGGCTCCGATTCAGGCCGCGGAGGAAGCGAGCGACGAGCAGCAGAATGCCGGCGAGATCGACTTTGGTGCGATCCTCGAACAGTTCGAACAGGAACAGACCGTTTATCACGCTGGTGAGATGGTCGAGGGCAAGGTGGTCGGCGTTTCCGACCGCGGCGTACTCGTTGATTTCGGATACAAAAGCGAAGGTATCATTCCGGCAGAGGAATTTCCCGGCGGTGTCGAAGGCGTTGTAAGCGTCGGCGATAATATCGAGGCGATCATCAAGAGCATCCATTCGGGCGATGCACCGCCGATCCTATCGCGTTCCGATGCGGTCAGCCGAAAGATCTGGAACGACATCGAAGAGGCCTTTAACAACGAGGCGACCGTTACCGGACGGATCATCGATAAAACAAAAGGCGGCCTCCGTGTCGACCTGAACGGAATTGAAGCATTTCTACCCGGCTCGCAGATCGATTCGCGTCCGATCCGCAGCCTGGATTCCTACATCGGCCAGGACATCGAGACCAAGATAATCAAGTTCAGCCGCAGGCGAAACAACATCGTCCTCTCGCGCAAAGTGATCACCGATCTCGTGATCAATGAACAGAAGGCCGAAACGCTGAATAAGATCGACGTTGGATACGTTGTCGAAGGAACCATCAAAAACCTCACTGAATACGGCGCTTTCGTTGACATTGGCGGGATCGACGGATTGCTTCACGTCACCGATATGTCTTGGGGACGCATCCAGAATCCAAGCGATGTGTTCAAGCCGGGCGACCACATACAGGTCAAGGTCTTGAAGCTCGACCGCGAAAAAGAAAAGATATCCCTTGGCTATAAACAGTTGCTGCCCGATCCGTGGTCGACGGTGGTCGAGGTTTACTCGGTCAATTCGCGGATCAAGGGCAGGGTCTCATCGGTCACTGAGTACGGCATCTTTGTCGAACTGGAGCCGGGCGTCGAAGGCCTGGTCCACGTCTCCGAGATATCGTGGTCAAAGCGGTCAGCAAGCCCGAAGCGGCTTTACCACCGTGGCGATGAGGTCGAGGTGCAAGTTCTCGGTGTCGACACCGAAGAGAAACGCATCAGCCTCGGGATGAAGCAGCTGCAGGAAAATCCGTGGGACACGGTTGCAGAGCGTTATCCGGTCGGATCAAAGATCCACGGTAAGGTTCGCAACATCACCGATTTCGGTGCGTTTGTCGAGATCGAGGATGGGATCGACGGCCTCGTGCACGTCTCTGACATAACCTGGGCGAAGAAACTCAAGCATCCCAAGGAATTGCTTAAGAAGGACCAGGAAGTCGACGCGATCATCACCCATATCGACACTGCCGGACAGCGGCTTTCGCTTTCGATGAAGGACCTGACACCGAGTGCGTGGGAAGGCTTTGTTGCAACCCATCGGCCCGGCGATACCGTTCGCGGCAAGGTCTCAAGGTTCACCAGCTTTGGCGTATTTGTAGAACTTGGCGAAGGCCTTGAAGGCCTCTGTCATATTTCAGAGCTTGCCGAGGAACGCGTCGAGCGTCCCGAGGACATCGTCCAGCTTGGCCAGGAAATGGACTTCAAGATCCTGCGTATCGAGAACGACGATCAGAAGATCGGTCTTTCGTTCCGAGCCGTCGGAAAGGACGACGAACCGATCGTCGATACCCGCCAATACACAAGCGCGGCAAAAGGCGGAATGGCATCGCTTGGCGAACTCGCAAATCTGAAATTCGGTGCTCCGGCTGAAACTGCCGAGGAGCAGCCGAAAGAAGAATCAAAGAAGGACAAGCGAAGGGCGAAGAAAGAAGCTGCGGAAGCGGGCGAAACAACTGAAGCCGATGCGATCGGCGACGCAGAACAGGCGGCAGTTGCCGAAACGGCCGTCGAAGATGCTCCGGTGGTCGCTGAAGAAACGCCTTCCGAAATTCCGGCTGAAGTCACCGAGCCGCAGGCCGATGAGCCCGTTACGACCGAGGCAGCAGCGTCGGAGGAGGCTCCGGCAGCCGAGACCGCAGCGGACGAGGCTCCGGCCGCAGAATCCACCGGTGAAGCCGTAGCTGAGACTGCCCCTGAAGAAACGGCGGATGTTGAAACAGAGCAGAAATCTGCTTAA
- a CDS encoding HU family DNA-binding protein, whose protein sequence is MTKADLVEKVAVEADMTKKDAEQLVEIVLDSIIDSLNAGEKIELRGFGSFRVRERNSRKGRNPKTGAAVDIPAKRVAYFKPGKELKELINT, encoded by the coding sequence ATGACAAAAGCAGACCTCGTTGAAAAAGTCGCAGTCGAAGCTGACATGACCAAAAAGGATGCCGAGCAGCTGGTTGAGATCGTTCTCGACAGCATAATCGATTCGCTGAATGCCGGTGAGAAGATCGAGCTTCGCGGATTCGGCAGCTTCAGGGTTCGCGAAAGGAATTCGCGAAAGGGGCGAAACCCGAAGACGGGAGCGGCTGTCGATATCCCGGCGAAGCGCGTCGCGTATTTCAAACCCGGAAAAGAGCTTAAAGAATTGATAAACACCTAA
- a CDS encoding HDIG domain-containing protein: MSNRIQEIQSPMQKWRKKAADVFKRPLAKLSSDQVFWIGFAFVSVATTLLIANPFWRSSAEETYREGEIAREAIFSPADISIVDEEATERDIQSAQETIKPIFVFEPRRADEAVQSFRSAWEELQRKTETPQTGRSNSNAAADTEWTGAGGRELGRIFTARRFSANELEAVTRILRENASGEIYGDQDRQFLEEEVHIRDRQKPTDLRQAMRPAMTMTSLTDARAKLKESLSQIVSLSPKESEAFYAALSPLIQPSIIYDGAATDALKLAAVQSVEPRTITLKRGQQIVDTGQVITSTMISQISAVNRYSSSTRRVNRFLGLVVIIAILFWIAWKFIEHRGIVPRLALSEQKTFALFCSIVFVHTFLMAIFFRLAEFTASQNVRPPMNDPNLWSYAIPFAFGSLVMTLLADRRTALFTGIFCAIFAGLMAPRGLEFAIYAIIASSVAAYGIGRYRSRQTVTFAGVLVGLASAGVAIALIAFTQQPFILNTILLAIACGLASGVITAAFTAVFLPMFETLFGVLTDVKLLELSNADLPVLGQLALRAPGTNQHSHAVGQLAEEACRVVGGNALLTRIGALYHDIGKSAAPEHFVENQLSKNPHDRLKPAQSAKIIISHVTYGIKLAKEMGLPQRIIDFIPQHHGTRTLHYFLKKAQAEARSEDEISENDFRYPGPKPQFREAAIMMIADSCEAAARSLAEPNPENIRFIVTKIIDAILSDDQLDECDLTLRELTQIREAMIRSLVAIYHSRVDYPGYVPPTTGQFKVVPDVEKIGDRGMKYSDPAEIPISKGGEIEDEAIDRSQQPEKAANTAK; the protein is encoded by the coding sequence TTGAGTAACAGGATCCAGGAAATACAGTCGCCGATGCAGAAATGGCGAAAGAAGGCCGCGGACGTTTTCAAGCGTCCATTGGCAAAGCTTTCGTCAGACCAGGTCTTCTGGATAGGATTTGCCTTTGTTTCGGTCGCGACGACTTTGCTGATCGCAAATCCATTTTGGCGATCTTCGGCCGAAGAAACCTACCGCGAAGGCGAGATCGCCCGAGAGGCGATATTCTCGCCGGCGGATATAAGTATCGTCGACGAAGAAGCAACCGAGCGGGACATTCAGAGCGCTCAGGAAACGATCAAGCCGATTTTCGTTTTTGAGCCGCGCCGCGCTGACGAAGCGGTCCAGAGCTTTCGTTCAGCGTGGGAAGAGCTTCAGCGAAAGACCGAGACTCCTCAAACTGGGAGATCGAACTCGAACGCAGCGGCGGATACCGAATGGACCGGTGCGGGCGGTCGCGAACTCGGCCGTATATTTACCGCAAGGCGATTCAGCGCGAACGAGCTTGAGGCCGTGACACGGATCCTGCGTGAGAATGCAAGCGGCGAGATCTACGGCGACCAGGACCGTCAGTTCCTCGAGGAAGAGGTACACATTCGCGATCGCCAAAAGCCCACGGACCTCCGTCAGGCGATGCGTCCGGCGATGACGATGACCTCGCTGACCGATGCAAGGGCAAAACTGAAAGAATCTCTTTCACAGATCGTCAGCCTTTCGCCAAAAGAGTCAGAGGCGTTTTATGCCGCCCTTTCTCCCCTCATCCAGCCAAGCATCATTTACGATGGAGCCGCGACCGACGCTCTTAAGCTTGCTGCGGTACAAAGTGTCGAACCGCGAACGATAACGCTCAAACGCGGGCAGCAAATAGTCGATACCGGCCAGGTCATTACGTCGACAATGATCTCGCAGATCTCGGCTGTCAATAGGTACAGCTCGTCGACGAGGCGCGTCAACCGGTTTCTCGGTCTTGTCGTGATTATCGCGATCTTGTTTTGGATCGCATGGAAATTCATCGAACATCGCGGCATCGTTCCCCGATTGGCGTTGTCGGAGCAAAAGACCTTCGCCCTTTTTTGTTCGATCGTCTTCGTACACACTTTTTTGATGGCGATCTTTTTCAGGCTCGCCGAGTTTACGGCTTCGCAAAACGTCAGGCCGCCGATGAACGACCCGAATCTTTGGTCGTACGCTATACCATTCGCTTTCGGCAGTCTCGTAATGACGCTTCTCGCCGACCGCCGTACGGCCCTTTTCACCGGCATTTTCTGCGCAATTTTCGCTGGCCTCATGGCTCCGCGGGGGTTGGAGTTTGCGATCTATGCGATCATCGCCTCGTCGGTCGCTGCGTATGGCATCGGACGCTACCGGTCGCGCCAAACCGTTACGTTTGCCGGCGTGCTGGTCGGCCTTGCGAGCGCAGGCGTTGCGATCGCCTTGATCGCATTCACTCAACAGCCATTCATCCTGAACACGATCTTGCTTGCGATCGCCTGCGGGCTGGCGAGCGGCGTGATCACGGCCGCGTTCACGGCGGTCTTCCTGCCGATGTTCGAGACGTTGTTCGGTGTCCTCACGGACGTTAAGCTCCTCGAGCTTTCAAATGCAGATCTGCCGGTTCTGGGACAGCTCGCCTTGCGTGCTCCCGGCACAAACCAGCATTCGCATGCCGTCGGACAATTGGCCGAGGAAGCGTGTCGGGTCGTTGGCGGCAATGCCCTGCTTACGCGTATCGGGGCTCTGTATCACGACATCGGCAAATCGGCCGCGCCGGAACATTTCGTCGAAAATCAGCTTTCAAAAAATCCGCATGACCGGCTTAAGCCTGCCCAAAGCGCAAAGATCATCATTAGTCATGTGACCTATGGCATAAAGCTCGCAAAGGAAATGGGTTTGCCTCAAAGGATAATCGACTTTATCCCGCAACATCACGGCACGCGAACGCTGCATTATTTTCTGAAAAAAGCACAAGCCGAAGCGCGAAGTGAGGATGAGATATCAGAAAACGATTTTCGATATCCAGGGCCGAAGCCGCAATTTCGCGAGGCCGCGATAATGATGATCGCCGACAGCTGTGAAGCGGCTGCGAGATCACTCGCCGAACCTAATCCTGAGAACATACGTTTCATCGTCACCAAGATAATCGATGCGATCTTAAGCGACGATCAGCTCGACGAATGCGATCTGACGCTTCGCGAATTGACGCAGATCCGCGAAGCGATGATCCGCTCGCTCGTAGCGATCTATCATTCAAGGGTCGACTATCCCGGATACGTTCCGCCAACGACCGGCCAGTTCAAGGTCGTGCCAGACGTCGAAAAGATCGGCGACCGCGGGATGAAATACTCAGATCCCGCCGAGATCCCGATCAGCAAGGGCGGCGAGATCGAAGACGAGGCGATCGACCGCTCGCAGCAGCCGGAAAAGGCCGCCAACACGGCGAAGTAA